The following is a genomic window from Synechococcus sp. JA-2-3B'a(2-13).
GAAGATCTTTGTGTTGATGCGGTGGTTTAAGCAGCAGAACCTGGGATCCGTTTCCATGCTGCGGGATATGGCTTTGGTGTTTGGCTTCGAGATCCAGCCGGAGTTTCTCGCCCTATGGGAGGCAGAGCCATGAAGGTGATGGTGGCCAACACCTGGCCGGGGATCCCAGGAGCTACGGCAGTGGCCGACGCTTGGCAGCAGGTGGTTCAACGCCCTTGGGGCCGGCTCAGTGTGGATCCCACCCCTTCGGAAGCTCAGCTCAAGGCTCTCTGGCAACAGATCTCCGAGTGGGCAGGAGAGAGAGATCCCCTACTGGTTTTGCCGGGCAGCGTTGCCGATCCCATAGGGCCAGGCCAAACTTGGGCGGATCTGGCCCATGCGTGGGGGTTGAGCTTGCTGCTGACGCTGCAGCGGGAGACCGCTCTGAGCCAAGCTGCTGCTTTTGCCGCCCTGTTACGCCAAGCCAGGGCCCGTGGTTTGGGATGGGTGCTGGTTGGATCCCTGACCGAAACTAGGGATCCCCAAGCCTTGGAAAAGCTGGATGCAACTTTGATCCCGCGCCTGGAAGCCCAAGTAGGAATGCCGGTGTTGGGGAGAATGGCTCTTGATGGGCAGATCCTTTGGGATCCAGATGCCCTGCTGCTCTGCAATGCTGCCCAACCAAGGAACTGAGCGCCACCCACTGATCCCTGCGGCTCGAACCGTTCCTGATACATTCACGCTGAACTCTCCTGAACATGGTTCAGGAAAGAAGCGATCGCATCCTGCCTATCTCTGAGCAGGAAGGCGGTATCCCGCAAAGCCCTGAGGAATACCCCCCGAGCGCTTTCCCCCTTCACTTCCCGGCAACCGTTGCGGTGGACTCAAGGATCAGGGGGAAACTTGGTCTACTATATCCCTCTCAATGACTTTTGCCAAACCGCCTAAAGCTCAGTAAATTCAGCAAAGTTCAGGGTTTTGGGGGTTAGAGGCATGCTCTTCACTTGGAGGGTAGGCGAAACTTCATTCTTGTTGCTAGGGAAACCACAAAAAAATCCCCCAGACCAAGCTGGGGGATCCACCAATGCTGTTGAAGCGTCAGGTCAGGCCATCAGCCACGCACCGCAGGCGCTACCTCCACCGCCGCCAAATCCAGCGGGAAGTTGTGCGCATTCCGCTCGTGCATCACTTCCATCCCCAGGTTGGCACGGTTCAGCACATCAGCCCACGTCCCAACCACTCGACCGTTGCTGTCCACAATCGACTGGTTGAAGTTGAACCCGTTCAGGTTGAACGCCATGATGCTGATCCCCAGCGCCGTAAACCAAATCCCAATCACCGGCCAAGCCGCCAGGAAAAAGTGCAGGCTCCGGCTGTTGTTGAACGACGCATACTGGAAAATCAACCGGCCAAAATACCCGTGCGCCGCCACAATGTTGTAGGTCTCTTCCTCTTGCCCAAACTTGTACCCCAGGTTCTGAGACTCCTCTTCCGAGGTCTCCCGAATCAGGCTCGAGGTCACCAACGACCCGTGCATGGCACTAAACAGCGCACCCCCAAACACGCCAGCCACGCCCAGCTGGTGGAACGGGTGCATCAGGATGTTGTGCTCTGCCTGGAACACCAGCATGAAGTTGAAGGTCCCCGAAATCCCCAGGGGCATCCCATCCGAGAACGACCCCTGCCCAATCGGGTAAATCAAAAACACTGCTGTGGCCGCTGCCACGGGCGCCGAGTAAGCCACCGCAATCCAGGGCCGCATCCCCAAACGGTAGCTCAGCTCCCATTCGCGTCCCATGTAGCAGAACACCCCAATCAAAAAGTGCAGCACAATCAGCTGGTACGGACCGCCGTTGTACAGCCACTCGTCCAGTGAGGCGGCTTCCCAAATCGGGTAAAAGTGCAGGCCAATGGCTGCCGAAGAGGGCACTACAGCCCCAGAAATGATGTTGTTCCCGTACAGCAAGGAACCGGAAACGGGCTCGCGGATGCCGTCGATGTCCACCGGCGGAGCCCCAATGAAGGCGATGATAAAGCAGGTGGTGGCAGTCAGGAGGGTGGGAATCATCAGCACCCCAAACCAGCCAATGTAAAGGCGGTTATCGGTGGAGGTGACCCACTCGCAGAACTGCTCCCACACGTTGCTGGTTGAGCGACGTTGGATAACAGTAGTCATGAGGACAAACTTCCCTAAGGAAGCGCGAAGATTGACAACCTAAACTTAAAACATCCGTTAAGTTTCGTCAACTACCTGCCTCAAAAATGAGGAGGGGATCCCTTTCTCTATCGGCTGCCCCTCGGCAGAAAGAGGGCTTCTAAGGCCTGGCCGAGAGTCGGTTCCATCACCACCCGGTCTTCGTAGGCAGCGATCACCCGGGTGAGCTGAGGCAAGCGGCCCTGTTCTGCTTCGATGTAAAGGGGCTGAACATAGAGCAAAGAAGTCTCGATAGGAATGACCAGCAGCGTGCCCAGGTTCACCCGCGACCCATGCTGGTTCCAGAGGGAAATTTGCTCGGAGATTAAGGGATCCTGATTGACCCGTGCTTCCACCTGTTCCGGGCCATAGATGAGCCGTTGCTTGGAAAACTCGTACACCAGGAGCTTGCCGTAGTTTTCCCCGTCGCAGCGGGCCGCTATCCAAGCCACCATGTTCTGCTTGTTAACAGGGGCATAGGGGGAGAGGAGGACGAACTCAGGAGTGTGGTTTGCAACCCCTTGGGGATCCCTCGGCAAGGTGAGAATGAGATACTGCGGCTGCATGGGAATGCGCCGTCGATTGCGGAACTGGCCGGGGATCTGCCATTGATCCTCGCGGTTGTAGAAGAGGCGGGGATCCGTCATGTGGTAGGTGGCAAACTGCTGCGCTTGCAGGCGGAAGAGGTCTTGGGGATAGCGGATGTGTTGCCGCAGCGGCTCCGGCATTGCCTCCAGAGGCTTGAAGAGGGTGGGGTAGATGCGGGCGTAGGCTTGGATGAGGGGATCCCGAGGGTCGGCAATGTACCAATCGATGCTGCCGTTGTAGGCGTCCATCACCGCCTTGACCGAGTTGCGGATGTAGTTGAAGGGAAAGCCGGGCAGGTGCTCCGAGTAGGGGTAGCGGCTGCTGGTGGTATAGGCATCGAAAAACCAGTAGAGCTTGCCGCCTTGAATGACCAGGTAGGGATCCCGGTCGTAGAGCAAAAAGGGCATCACCCGACGGATGCGCTCGCGGATTTGGCGGCGATAGAGAAAGCGGGTGGCAGAAGATAGCTCGCGGCTGAGAAGGATGCGCAGATCGCCAAAATGCCAGGCGTAGAGAAACCGCTGCCAGAGGTGGGGAATGGGCACGCCACCGCTGCCCCGGTAGCTGCTGTACACATAGCGCTCTGCTGCAGGGTAGTCCAACTCCCGCGCCTCAGCGCCCACGAAAACATCGGTGGTGGTCAGCTCGCCATAGTAGAGGGCCGGCTGCTCCACCCGCAAGACGGAGGCCACCTCAGGGTAGCGGGGAGAAACCCGCGGCGGGATATCCGATAGGAAAAAATCCGGCAGGCCTTCAGGGGTCACCACATTCACCGGGCTGAGGGTGAGGCCATAGCCGTGGGTGTAGAAAAACCGCCGGTTAACCCAGGTTTGGGCGGCGGGGGGTACCTGGGCAAAGTCCAGCTCGCGGGCGGCATGCATAACTTGGCGCAATTCTCCCCCAATGCGGTAGCGATCCACATTCACATAGGGAAATTGGTAGTAGGGGCGGATTTCTTGCAGTTGGCGGTAGGTGGCCAATAGGGGATCCGCATCCCAGAGGCGCACGTTGCTCAGGGTGGATTGATTCTGCTGCAGGATCTCCCAGGTGAGGGCTCCCCCTTCCGGGAAGGGTTGGACTTCGACATCGGCCAGGCCAAAGCCAGCACGGGTAAAACGGATGTTGTCCTCGATGTAGGGGCGCTCCAGCTCCAGCTCGTTGGGGGTGACCAAGAAAGTTTGCACCAGTTGGGGATAAAGTTGGGTGGTTAGCAGCCCAAACCCCAGGTAGGCCCCCCAGAGGATGGCCGGCGCCAGGAGAGAGCTGGCCCAGGAAGGGCACCAGGACTTGAGGAAAGGAAGGTTGAGGCGGATCCCCTGGCGAGCCAAAGCCCAGAATCCCACCGCCGTCAGGCCTGCCACCCCGCTCATCAAGGTCGTGGCCGGCAAGGTTGCATGCACATCGGCAAAACCGGCCCCAAACACAACGCCGCGGGTGGAATAGAGCAGCTCGTAGCGCTCCAGCCAATGGCCCCAGGCGCGAATGAGAAACAGGGATCCCCCCAGGATCAGCAAGTGCCGCTGGGCATAGAGAGAAAGGGCCAAGGTCAGCCGTTGCTCGGAAAGCCCCAGCTCTACCAAGTAGATGAGGACAACGGCAATCAAGGTGAGCAGCACCAGGTTGAAGCACCAATGCTGCAGCGTCTCCCAGAAAGGCAGGCTGAAGAGAAAAAAGCCGAGATCGCGGTTGAAAATGGGATCCGACTCCCCGACGGGCCCCTGGTTCAGCCAGAGCAACAGCGTGAACCAGTGATTGGAAAGAGACCCAGCAAAGAAAACACTCAAACCTGTGGCAATCGCCCAGGCCCCAGCCAAGGTTGCCCCCCGCCAGCAGGAGCAGATGTTGGATCCCGTCACCGCCAGGGCAAAGAGGAAAGCGCCCAGGCCCAGCCCCCAGCGGGCAATTACCCGCGTCCACAGTACCGGCAGAGCATGCAGCTCGGCAAACCAAGCCAGATCTACGTAGAAAGCCGCCAAGCCCGTGATGGCCAGGATCCCCAGCCCCACCCCCAGCAGCAGAAACAATCCTCGCCGCAACCTCTGCATCGCCTCAGGATCCTCGGCTCAAAGCTGTTCTTGGTCGCGTCAGCGGTGCAGTTTCCCTTCGCCCGAGCGTTGCGGAACAACACAGGGTGCCGTAGGCATAGCCCTGTTCTAGCTGTTGCACCGCCTGCACCAAGCCTGCCGGCCCGCCGTCCACCCGCACCACCGGGATCCCCACCTGGGCCTGCACCTCTTGCCAGGTCAGATCGTCCAAAAAGCGCTCCCCGTCCTTGAGGGCGATCTGGGGTAGCAATAGCCCATCATAGTCCGCCAAGTTTTCCACAGACTTCAGGGCATCCAAGATATCCTGCCCCGTCAGCAGCCCGGTTACCGTCAGGGTTTGTCCCCAAAATTGGCTGGCAATAGGCAAAAGATCCAACTGCAGCCCGCGGATGCGGTTCATCTGCTCCACCACAGGCTGGAAGGCTTGCTCTACGGCATTGCCCACCACCCACAGAACCTTGAGGGGAGAAGGGAGCTCAGGCGGCAGTTTGAGCTGCTCGAACTGGCTGAGGAAAAGCCGCAGGGAGCCTACCCCGTTCCCCAGCTGCGGGTAATCTTCATAGTGCTCTGCCGGTGGCAGTTCCCGCCCGGCCAGCAGATACCACTCATCGGCCAGCCAGGCAAAGGTGGATCCCAATGTTTGCCGAAACCCGACCTGCAAAGTTTCCACCTGCCGGATCACTTCTCGGGCCTTGGCCGCATCGACAGGAACCAGCTCATCACCAGGGGGGCGAAAGCGCGTCAACCCCACCGGCACCACTGCTGCCGAGAGGACGGTGGGGATCCCGTCTACGGGCCGGCGAAAGGCGGCCAAATCGAGGAGTGTGCGGGTGAGGTGATCCCCATCGTTCCAGCCTGGGCAGACCACCACCTGTGCGTGCAGTTGCAAGCGATGCTG
Proteins encoded in this region:
- the psbA gene encoding photosystem II q(b) protein gives rise to the protein MTTVIQRRSTSNVWEQFCEWVTSTDNRLYIGWFGVLMIPTLLTATTCFIIAFIGAPPVDIDGIREPVSGSLLYGNNIISGAVVPSSAAIGLHFYPIWEAASLDEWLYNGGPYQLIVLHFLIGVFCYMGREWELSYRLGMRPWIAVAYSAPVAAATAVFLIYPIGQGSFSDGMPLGISGTFNFMLVFQAEHNILMHPFHQLGVAGVFGGALFSAMHGSLVTSSLIRETSEEESQNLGYKFGQEEETYNIVAAHGYFGRLIFQYASFNNSRSLHFFLAAWPVIGIWFTALGISIMAFNLNGFNFNQSIVDSNGRVVGTWADVLNRANLGMEVMHERNAHNFPLDLAAVEVAPAVRG
- a CDS encoding UPF0182 family membrane protein; this encodes MQRLRRGLFLLLGVGLGILAITGLAAFYVDLAWFAELHALPVLWTRVIARWGLGLGAFLFALAVTGSNICSCWRGATLAGAWAIATGLSVFFAGSLSNHWFTLLLWLNQGPVGESDPIFNRDLGFFLFSLPFWETLQHWCFNLVLLTLIAVVLIYLVELGLSEQRLTLALSLYAQRHLLILGGSLFLIRAWGHWLERYELLYSTRGVVFGAGFADVHATLPATTLMSGVAGLTAVGFWALARQGIRLNLPFLKSWCPSWASSLLAPAILWGAYLGFGLLTTQLYPQLVQTFLVTPNELELERPYIEDNIRFTRAGFGLADVEVQPFPEGGALTWEILQQNQSTLSNVRLWDADPLLATYRQLQEIRPYYQFPYVNVDRYRIGGELRQVMHAARELDFAQVPPAAQTWVNRRFFYTHGYGLTLSPVNVVTPEGLPDFFLSDIPPRVSPRYPEVASVLRVEQPALYYGELTTTDVFVGAEARELDYPAAERYVYSSYRGSGGVPIPHLWQRFLYAWHFGDLRILLSRELSSATRFLYRRQIRERIRRVMPFLLYDRDPYLVIQGGKLYWFFDAYTTSSRYPYSEHLPGFPFNYIRNSVKAVMDAYNGSIDWYIADPRDPLIQAYARIYPTLFKPLEAMPEPLRQHIRYPQDLFRLQAQQFATYHMTDPRLFYNREDQWQIPGQFRNRRRIPMQPQYLILTLPRDPQGVANHTPEFVLLSPYAPVNKQNMVAWIAARCDGENYGKLLVYEFSKQRLIYGPEQVEARVNQDPLISEQISLWNQHGSRVNLGTLLVIPIETSLLYVQPLYIEAEQGRLPQLTRVIAAYEDRVVMEPTLGQALEALFLPRGSR
- a CDS encoding TIGR03279 family radical SAM protein; the protein is MSRASLKPARISAVLPGSLAAEVGIQPGEALVSINGERPRDLIDYRFLIAEECVSLEILNSQGIPRTVELEKGIDEDLGLEFETALFDGLIQCANACPFCFIDQQPPEMRATLHLKDDDYRLSFLYGSYLTLTNLPAAEWERIARLRLSPLYVSVHATDPELRSRLLKNPRAGLILEQLAWFRQHRLQLHAQVVVCPGWNDGDHLTRTLLDLAAFRRPVDGIPTVLSAAVVPVGLTRFRPPGDELVPVDAAKAREVIRQVETLQVGFRQTLGSTFAWLADEWYLLAGRELPPAEHYEDYPQLGNGVGSLRLFLSQFEQLKLPPELPSPLKVLWVVGNAVEQAFQPVVEQMNRIRGLQLDLLPIASQFWGQTLTVTGLLTGQDILDALKSVENLADYDGLLLPQIALKDGERFLDDLTWQEVQAQVGIPVVRVDGGPAGLVQAVQQLEQGYAYGTLCCSATLGRRETAPLTRPRTALSRGS